A single genomic interval of Bradyrhizobium japonicum USDA 6 harbors:
- a CDS encoding porin, which produces MKLVKSLLLGSAAGLIAVGGAQAADLPVKAKAVEYVKICSLYGAGFYYIPGTDTCIKLGGYLRAEVAINATDFNGNFSSVNGSQNRLTNYYVTRARSDLNIDTRTATEYGVVRTFADVVMSWTTDNYTGNGTGNGSTVYSQLGATGVGAPNNANSGAIAGGTLGVYYAFIQFAGFTMGKAVAQFDAPWTNYPGNNFDGLAGGGGTVTGVNQFTYTADFGQGITAAISAVDPTAYYQSNLYNTSAGFSVANFGTGGYGINAFGGTRAPDIQGMVRIDQAWGLFQLSAAAHNNHVAYYATPGLVGTEAAGHPGDKWGWAVQAALSIKNIPTGAGDVINVQAVYTDGATRYNFQSLASQNYAMFGGTNVAGAYQSIGLAGAADGVFANGTGISTVTSWGFRGAYTHNWDAYWNTAIYGSYAQLKYGNGGAALICGQLATLGAATAGITSCNPDFNLGTIGLITRWTPVKNLTFSADVAYTMLDQKFAGTISTLAAGPAFVVAKPGAVYQLKDQSTVSMLIRAQRNW; this is translated from the coding sequence ATGAAGTTGGTTAAGAGCCTTTTGCTCGGTTCAGCGGCAGGTCTGATTGCCGTTGGCGGAGCGCAGGCAGCCGATCTCCCCGTGAAGGCCAAAGCGGTCGAATACGTGAAGATCTGCTCCCTGTACGGTGCCGGATTCTACTACATCCCGGGCACTGACACCTGCATCAAGCTGGGTGGTTACCTGCGTGCTGAAGTCGCGATCAACGCGACCGATTTCAACGGTAACTTCAGCAGCGTTAACGGTTCTCAGAACCGTCTGACGAACTACTACGTCACTCGCGCCCGTTCAGACCTCAACATCGACACACGCACCGCGACCGAGTACGGCGTGGTTCGTACCTTTGCTGATGTGGTCATGTCCTGGACGACGGACAACTACACGGGCAACGGCACCGGCAACGGCTCCACCGTTTACTCGCAGCTCGGCGCCACGGGCGTTGGCGCACCCAACAATGCCAACTCAGGCGCAATCGCCGGCGGTACGCTTGGCGTGTACTACGCTTTCATCCAGTTCGCTGGCTTCACGATGGGTAAGGCGGTTGCCCAGTTCGACGCCCCCTGGACCAACTATCCGGGCAACAACTTCGACGGTCTGGCTGGTGGCGGCGGCACGGTCACTGGTGTGAACCAGTTCACCTACACCGCTGACTTTGGTCAGGGCATCACCGCTGCGATTTCGGCTGTGGATCCGACCGCTTACTACCAGAGCAACCTGTACAACACCAGCGCCGGCTTCTCGGTCGCGAACTTCGGTACCGGCGGCTACGGCATCAACGCCTTCGGCGGCACGCGGGCTCCTGACATCCAAGGTATGGTCCGCATTGACCAGGCCTGGGGTCTGTTCCAGTTGTCCGCAGCGGCGCATAACAACCACGTCGCTTACTACGCGACCCCTGGTCTTGTCGGGACCGAAGCGGCCGGTCATCCGGGCGACAAGTGGGGCTGGGCTGTGCAAGCGGCTTTGTCCATCAAGAACATTCCGACTGGCGCGGGCGACGTGATCAACGTCCAGGCGGTCTACACTGACGGTGCGACCCGCTACAACTTCCAGAGCTTGGCTTCGCAGAACTATGCGATGTTCGGCGGTACCAACGTGGCTGGCGCCTATCAGAGCATTGGCCTTGCCGGCGCTGCTGATGGTGTGTTCGCCAACGGAACTGGCATCAGCACGGTTACGAGCTGGGGCTTCCGTGGTGCCTACACCCATAACTGGGATGCGTACTGGAACACGGCAATCTACGGTTCGTACGCTCAGCTGAAGTACGGCAACGGTGGTGCGGCTCTCATTTGCGGCCAACTCGCTACGTTGGGTGCCGCCACTGCGGGTATCACCTCTTGCAACCCGGACTTCAACCTCGGCACGATCGGTTTGATCACCCGCTGGACCCCGGTGAAGAACCTGACCTTCTCGGCGGACGTGGCTTACACCATGCTCGACCAGAAGTTCGCGGGCACGATCAGCACGCTCGCCGCTGGCCCTGCGTTTGTTGTGGCCAAGCCGGGTGCCGTGTACCAGCTGAAGGATCAGAGCACGGTCAGCATGCTGATCCGCGCTCAGCGCAACTGGTAA
- a CDS encoding lytic transglycosylase domain-containing protein has product MAGLSVGCAALAKSNETTAEGAKDTAKPAAKDAAKGSAKETPEGKPGKGKHPKGKHRRARARERLAPRAKDAAKKPGKAAKDAGKNAGKEPTRDKPKPAAAAPKLQPAANGSPPKTAPAPAVTATVRPAAPAPVAKPVAAPLLAPATRQHAAPRKLVTPAAVAATSSTSQADKDTLENVIELVRKRKAADATSYAASISDPVARKLAEWIILRSEDNGATVERYRAFLSANPSWPSQTFLRRRLEAAMWDDRRDDSVAWSWFENESPVSAKGRFTLAKAMLARGDRANAERLVREAWRSDPMSEETENNALDQFGALVTPGDQKARMDTLLYGSENEAALRAAKRLGAGYVALAKARIASVKKAPNARALLDAVPRELHNDPGFIFSKIQILRREEKFAEAAQLMLSAPKDPNRLYNLDEWWIERRLLARKMIDTEEFRSAYLIARDAALPSRDIYKTEQEFTAGWIALRFLNDPAAATQHFARIGVGSVNPTTLARAGYWQGRAAEAAGRQQEARNAYARAAEQSTSYYGQLARAKLGLPQIELNSQPRGRGAERLEIVRAAHLLYELDEREMAIPVLADMGENGDPEALAGLGELTQRYSDARGMLLLGKAALNRGLPFDFYAYPVNGIPQFTPIGPEVERSIVYAIARQESAFNPSVVSPAQAYGLMQVTPDAARYVCKRHGATYDLGRLKNDSVYNATLGSAELGGLLEDYRGSYIMTFAAYNAGRGSVKKWVDRYGDPRDPKVDAVDWVELIPFSETRNYVQRIMENLQVYRARFGGGTRLQIEADLRRGTGSVE; this is encoded by the coding sequence CGCGAAGCCGGCGGCCAAGGACGCCGCGAAGGGATCAGCCAAGGAAACCCCCGAAGGGAAACCGGGCAAGGGAAAACACCCCAAGGGAAAACACCGAAGGGCGCGAGCAAGGGAGCGGCTGGCGCCCCGGGCCAAGGATGCCGCGAAGAAACCTGGCAAGGCCGCCAAGGATGCTGGCAAGAACGCCGGCAAGGAACCCACCAGGGACAAGCCCAAGCCCGCAGCCGCCGCGCCAAAATTACAGCCGGCCGCCAATGGCTCGCCCCCCAAGACCGCACCCGCGCCGGCCGTGACGGCTACCGTCAGGCCCGCCGCCCCGGCGCCCGTCGCCAAACCCGTCGCGGCTCCTCTGCTTGCGCCGGCGACCCGCCAGCACGCCGCGCCGCGCAAGCTAGTCACGCCGGCCGCGGTCGCGGCGACCTCCTCGACGTCGCAGGCCGACAAGGACACGCTCGAGAACGTCATCGAGCTCGTGCGCAAGCGCAAGGCGGCCGACGCGACCAGTTACGCCGCCTCGATCTCGGATCCCGTCGCACGAAAGCTCGCCGAATGGATCATCCTGCGCAGCGAGGACAATGGCGCGACCGTGGAACGCTACCGCGCCTTCCTCTCCGCCAATCCGAGCTGGCCGTCGCAGACCTTCCTGCGCCGGCGCCTCGAGGCCGCGATGTGGGACGACAGGCGCGACGATTCGGTCGCGTGGTCGTGGTTCGAGAATGAATCGCCTGTGTCCGCCAAGGGCCGTTTCACGCTCGCCAAGGCGATGCTGGCGCGCGGCGACCGCGCCAATGCCGAGCGGCTGGTGCGCGAGGCCTGGCGCAGTGATCCGATGTCGGAGGAAACCGAGAACAACGCGCTCGACCAGTTCGGCGCCCTGGTAACGCCGGGCGACCAGAAGGCGCGGATGGACACCCTGCTCTACGGCAGCGAGAACGAAGCCGCGCTCCGCGCCGCAAAACGCCTCGGCGCCGGCTATGTCGCGCTGGCCAAGGCCCGCATCGCCTCCGTCAAGAAGGCGCCGAATGCGCGCGCGCTGCTCGACGCGGTGCCGCGCGAGTTGCACAACGATCCCGGCTTCATCTTCAGCAAGATCCAGATCCTGCGCCGCGAGGAGAAATTCGCCGAAGCCGCCCAGCTGATGCTGTCGGCGCCGAAGGATCCGAACCGACTCTACAATCTCGACGAATGGTGGATCGAGCGGCGCCTGCTGGCGCGCAAGATGATCGACACCGAGGAATTCCGCAGCGCCTATCTGATCGCGCGCGATGCGGCCCTGCCCTCGCGCGACATCTACAAGACCGAGCAGGAGTTCACCGCCGGCTGGATCGCGCTGCGCTTCCTCAACGACCCCGCCGCCGCCACCCAGCATTTCGCCCGCATCGGCGTCGGCAGCGTTAATCCGACCACGCTGGCGCGCGCCGGCTATTGGCAGGGCCGCGCGGCGGAAGCGGCGGGCCGCCAGCAGGAGGCGCGCAACGCCTACGCCCGGGCGGCCGAGCAGTCCACTAGCTATTACGGCCAGCTCGCGCGCGCAAAACTCGGCCTGCCGCAGATCGAGCTCAACAGCCAGCCGCGCGGCCGCGGCGCCGAACGGCTGGAGATCGTGCGCGCGGCGCACCTGCTTTACGAGCTCGACGAGCGCGAGATGGCGATACCTGTTCTCGCCGACATGGGCGAGAACGGCGATCCGGAAGCGCTCGCGGGCCTCGGCGAGCTCACCCAGCGCTACAGCGACGCGCGCGGCATGCTGCTGCTCGGCAAGGCTGCGCTCAACCGCGGCCTCCCCTTCGACTTCTACGCCTATCCCGTCAACGGCATTCCGCAGTTCACGCCGATCGGCCCCGAGGTCGAGCGCAGCATCGTCTATGCGATCGCGCGGCAGGAAAGCGCGTTCAACCCCTCCGTGGTCTCGCCGGCGCAGGCTTACGGCCTGATGCAGGTGACGCCGGACGCAGCGCGTTACGTCTGCAAGCGGCACGGCGCGACCTACGATCTGGGGCGGCTGAAGAACGATTCGGTCTACAACGCCACGCTCGGCTCGGCCGAGCTCGGCGGACTGCTCGAGGACTACCGCGGGTCCTACATCATGACCTTTGCCGCCTACAATGCCGGCCGCGGCAGCGTGAAGAAATGGGTCGACCGCTACGGCGACCCGCGCGATCCCAAGGTCGACGCTGTCGACTGGGTCGAGCTGATTCCGTTCTCCGAGACGCGCAACTACGTGCAGCGGATCATGGAGAATCTTCAGGTCTACCGCGCCCGCTTCGGCGGCGGCACACGGTTGCAGATCGAGGCGGACCTGCGCCGCGGCACCGGCAGCGTGGAATAG